One segment of Enterobacter ludwigii DNA contains the following:
- a CDS encoding O-methyltransferase: protein MQQQWSAVDNYMISSLIPEDDTLQRVLENNQRAGLPEHDVAPNQGQLLALFVRMTQARRILEIGTLGAYSTIWMARALPPDGKLITLEADPIHARVARQNIQLAGLSDRIELIEGPALHSLEHIGDIPPFDLIFIDADKPNNPGYLEWALYYSRPGTLIVGDNVVRDGEVINAQSDDARVQGVRRFIEMIGDNPRLTATALQTVGSKGWDGFTLAVVNR from the coding sequence ATGCAACAACAGTGGTCTGCAGTCGATAATTACATGATCTCTTCACTCATTCCCGAGGATGATACCCTCCAGCGGGTGCTGGAAAACAACCAGCGTGCCGGTTTACCCGAACACGATGTCGCGCCAAATCAAGGGCAGTTGCTGGCGCTTTTTGTCCGCATGACGCAGGCACGGCGGATCCTTGAAATCGGCACGCTGGGCGCCTACAGCACTATCTGGATGGCGCGTGCGCTGCCACCTGACGGGAAGTTGATCACCCTCGAAGCGGACCCCATCCATGCCCGTGTTGCACGTCAGAATATCCAGCTGGCGGGGCTCAGCGATCGGATTGAGCTCATTGAAGGCCCGGCCCTGCACTCTCTTGAACACATCGGTGATATTCCGCCGTTCGACCTGATCTTTATCGATGCCGATAAGCCAAACAATCCGGGGTATCTGGAGTGGGCACTGTACTACTCACGCCCGGGAACGCTGATCGTCGGGGATAATGTGGTCCGGGATGGCGAAGTGATTAACGCGCAAAGCGACGATGCCCGCGTACAGGGCGTCAGACGATTTATTGAGATGATCGGAGATAACCCGCGCCTGACGGCGACCGCGCTACAAACGGTGGGCAGTAAAGGTTGGGATGGCTTTACCCTGGCCGTGGTGAATCGCTAA
- a CDS encoding efflux transporter outer membrane subunit, protein MTLRPIAVLMIMTVLAGCQSVDVKPAQPSLHIPTQWRATAGPASPAEQLWWRNFHDNNLNRYVDLALKNNSDVLIARERINEYQARVYAADGSLFPSLDAGVTGTRARTQSAATGLPIYSSLYKGSLTASYDVDIWGVNRSTANAAEASLDAQKAAAAAADLTVASSVASGYITLLSLDEQLRVTRSTLKSREEAFTLAKRQFETGYSSRLELMQSDSELRSTRAQVPLLQHQIAQQENALSLLLGSNPGEVARSESFAALTPLTLPSQLPSSLLNRRPDIVQAEKQLVAADASLAASRASLLPSINLTATGSIQERTLSGLLDNPLQLWSVGGSILAPLLNRQALNAQVDISQSQRNQALYSYEKTVRNAFAEVNNSLDAITRYQEQLTELLAQQDVAQETLRIAQNRYRNGYSSYLDVLDAQRTLFSVQTSVVQVKNNLLLAQVDLYRALGGGWSNA, encoded by the coding sequence ATGACCCTTCGCCCGATAGCCGTTCTGATGATCATGACCGTGCTGGCCGGTTGCCAGTCGGTCGACGTGAAACCGGCGCAGCCGTCGCTGCACATCCCCACACAATGGCGAGCAACAGCAGGCCCGGCAAGCCCTGCAGAACAGCTCTGGTGGCGTAATTTCCACGACAATAATCTGAACCGCTATGTGGACCTGGCGCTTAAGAACAACAGCGACGTGCTGATTGCCCGCGAACGGATTAACGAGTATCAGGCGCGGGTCTACGCGGCCGACGGCAGCCTGTTTCCGTCGCTGGATGCTGGCGTCACGGGCACCCGCGCGCGGACACAATCTGCTGCCACCGGTCTGCCGATCTACAGCAGCCTGTATAAAGGCAGCCTTACCGCCAGCTATGATGTCGATATCTGGGGCGTAAACCGCAGCACCGCGAATGCGGCTGAAGCCTCGCTGGACGCGCAGAAAGCCGCGGCGGCGGCAGCAGATCTTACCGTGGCGTCCTCGGTCGCCTCCGGCTATATCACCCTGCTGTCCCTCGATGAACAGCTTCGCGTCACCCGCTCCACGCTGAAGTCCCGGGAAGAGGCATTCACTCTCGCTAAACGCCAGTTTGAAACGGGCTACAGTTCACGCCTGGAACTGATGCAGTCCGACTCCGAACTGCGCTCCACGCGGGCGCAGGTTCCCCTGCTGCAGCATCAGATTGCACAGCAGGAGAACGCCCTGAGCCTGCTGCTGGGGAGCAACCCGGGCGAGGTCGCGCGCAGTGAAAGCTTCGCGGCCCTGACGCCCCTGACATTGCCCTCGCAACTGCCCTCCTCGCTGCTTAATCGCCGTCCGGATATTGTGCAGGCTGAAAAGCAACTGGTTGCGGCTGATGCCTCGCTGGCTGCCTCACGCGCCAGCCTGCTGCCGTCGATCAACCTGACTGCAACCGGATCGATACAGGAACGCACGCTTTCCGGCTTACTCGACAACCCGCTGCAGCTCTGGAGCGTCGGCGGCAGCATTCTTGCTCCGCTGCTCAACCGCCAGGCGCTGAACGCACAGGTGGATATTTCGCAGTCCCAGCGCAACCAGGCGCTTTACAGTTATGAAAAAACCGTCCGTAACGCCTTTGCCGAGGTCAATAACAGTCTTGATGCCATCACGCGCTATCAGGAACAACTGACGGAGCTGCTTGCCCAACAAGATGTGGCGCAAGAGACGCTGCGCATAGCGCAAAACCGCTATCGCAACGGCTATTCGTCGTACCTGGATGTGCTGGATGCCCAGCGCACGCTGTTCTCGGTACAAACCAGCGTCGTGCAGGTCAAAAATAACCTGCTGCTGGCGCAGGTTGATTTGTACAGAGCACTGGGCGGAGGCTGGAGCAACGCGTGA
- a CDS encoding HlyD family secretion protein yields the protein MSQQDAAKEQANTRKNVRIVSVFTAAAIGIVGVLVILYAWQLPPFTRHSQFTDNAYVRGQTTFISPQVNGYITEVKVQDFDRVKKGELLLQIDDRIYRQRVHQAEAQLAMKIAALNNNLQQRKSAEAVIAKNEAALKNARAQSLKSQADLKRVKDLTADGSLSIRERDAALASAAQGSADIDQAKATLEMSRQDLQTVIVNRGALEADVENAKAALELAQIDLQNTRIVAPRDGQLGQIAVRLGAYVTAGTHLTTLVPPQHWVIANIKETQLAELRVGQPVKFTVDALNDKAYQGCVESISPATGVEFSAITPDNATGNFVKIAQRIPVRIEVLGDQEAYQLLRPGMSVQVTIDTREAKQ from the coding sequence ATGAGTCAGCAGGATGCCGCTAAAGAGCAGGCCAACACCCGTAAAAATGTTCGTATCGTTTCGGTTTTCACCGCGGCGGCAATCGGTATTGTCGGCGTACTGGTGATCCTCTACGCCTGGCAGCTACCCCCGTTCACCCGCCACTCGCAGTTTACTGATAATGCCTACGTGCGCGGACAGACGACCTTTATCAGCCCGCAGGTTAACGGCTATATCACTGAGGTGAAGGTGCAGGATTTCGACCGGGTCAAAAAGGGCGAGCTGCTGCTGCAGATTGATGACCGTATCTACCGCCAGCGGGTGCATCAGGCCGAAGCGCAGCTGGCGATGAAGATTGCCGCCCTGAACAACAACCTGCAACAGCGCAAAAGCGCCGAAGCGGTGATCGCCAAAAACGAAGCGGCTCTGAAAAATGCCCGCGCCCAGAGTCTGAAATCCCAGGCAGATTTGAAGCGCGTAAAGGACCTGACGGCGGATGGTTCACTGTCTATCCGTGAGCGCGACGCCGCGCTGGCAAGCGCAGCCCAGGGCAGCGCCGACATTGACCAGGCGAAAGCCACGCTGGAAATGTCGCGCCAGGATCTGCAAACGGTGATCGTCAATCGCGGCGCGCTGGAGGCGGATGTGGAAAACGCCAAAGCGGCGCTGGAGCTGGCGCAAATTGACCTGCAAAACACGCGCATTGTGGCGCCTCGCGACGGCCAGCTTGGTCAGATCGCCGTTCGTCTGGGCGCTTACGTTACCGCCGGAACCCACCTCACCACCCTCGTGCCGCCTCAGCACTGGGTGATCGCCAATATTAAAGAGACGCAGCTGGCGGAGCTTCGGGTGGGTCAGCCGGTGAAATTCACCGTCGATGCATTAAATGATAAGGCCTATCAGGGCTGCGTGGAGAGCATCTCTCCGGCAACCGGCGTTGAGTTCAGCGCCATCACGCCGGATAACGCCACGGGTAACTTTGTCAAAATTGCCCAGCGTATTCCGGTGCGAATTGAAGTATTGGGTGACCAGGAAGCCTATCAGCTTCTGCGTCCGGGCATGTCGGTGCAGGTGACCATTGATACGCGGGAGGCGAAGCAATGA
- a CDS encoding MFS transporter has protein sequence MRLPERDPYAPREWQPHEKPALLGSPSTPEHSTPKRIAYGVVGLLVCLTGALGNAVVTANLQNLQGTFGAWSTEIAWLPAVYVMTNISINLLLVKFRQQYGLRAFTEGFLVLYVLVTFFHLFVNDLSSALMVRAAHGMVAAALSSLGIYYQIQAWPAKHRLKALTIGITGSSLAIPLARLFSTELLQLDEWRGLYFFELGLALISLACVIALKLPPGDRRKVFEKKDFITFFLLAPGMALLCAVLSLGRLYWWFEAPWIGWSLALALVLIVSAIVFEHNRSNPLLNTRWLSSGSIVRLGLIMLLIRIVLAEQNTGVIGWLQYVGLQNEQMTHLAWSIFAGIVCGIVTSCLTIKPTKLAWPIITSLALMIVASLLDSQSNNLTRPDQLMLSQFLLGFGSAFFLAPAMLAAIGGVIADPRNLVSFSVMFGMSQNLGGLLGSAILGTFQTWREKYHSSMLADQLTTLNPLVNDRIQAYTGLYRSLIGDSSLLGTQAITQLQTVSSLEANILAYNDTYLLTASIAAATLVWILWRLLRLRLTARMALKKATGNK, from the coding sequence ATGCGCCTGCCCGAACGCGACCCTTATGCTCCTCGCGAGTGGCAGCCTCATGAGAAACCCGCCCTCTTGGGTTCGCCCTCCACGCCAGAACACAGCACGCCAAAACGGATTGCCTACGGGGTTGTCGGTCTGCTGGTGTGCCTGACGGGGGCGCTGGGTAATGCGGTGGTCACCGCCAATCTGCAAAATCTGCAGGGGACCTTCGGGGCCTGGTCGACAGAAATCGCCTGGCTCCCGGCGGTGTATGTAATGACCAACATCTCCATCAACCTGCTGCTGGTGAAATTCCGCCAGCAGTATGGTTTGCGCGCCTTCACGGAAGGTTTTCTGGTGCTGTATGTGCTGGTCACCTTTTTCCACCTGTTTGTAAACGATCTCAGCTCCGCGCTGATGGTGCGTGCCGCACACGGGATGGTGGCCGCCGCGCTCAGCTCCCTCGGTATTTACTACCAGATACAGGCCTGGCCCGCGAAACACCGTCTGAAGGCACTGACCATCGGGATTACCGGGTCATCGCTCGCCATCCCCCTCGCCCGCCTCTTTTCGACCGAGCTGCTGCAGCTTGACGAGTGGCGCGGGCTTTACTTCTTTGAGCTCGGGCTGGCGCTCATTTCACTGGCCTGCGTGATAGCGTTGAAATTGCCTCCTGGCGACCGGCGCAAGGTCTTCGAGAAAAAAGACTTCATCACCTTCTTTTTACTGGCCCCGGGGATGGCGCTGCTCTGCGCTGTGCTCTCCTTAGGCCGTCTTTACTGGTGGTTTGAAGCGCCGTGGATCGGCTGGTCGCTGGCATTAGCGCTGGTATTAATCGTGTCTGCGATCGTGTTTGAACATAACCGTTCTAACCCGTTGCTGAATACCCGCTGGCTGTCGAGCGGCAGCATCGTGCGTCTCGGGCTCATTATGCTGCTGATCCGCATCGTGCTGGCGGAGCAAAACACCGGCGTTATCGGCTGGCTGCAGTATGTCGGCCTGCAGAATGAGCAGATGACCCACCTGGCGTGGTCTATTTTTGCCGGTATTGTCTGCGGGATTGTGACCAGCTGTTTGACCATCAAGCCCACAAAACTGGCGTGGCCGATCATTACCTCGCTGGCGCTCATGATTGTTGCCTCCCTGCTGGACAGCCAGTCGAACAACCTGACCCGCCCGGACCAGCTGATGCTCAGCCAGTTCCTGCTGGGCTTCGGCAGCGCCTTCTTCCTCGCGCCCGCCATGCTGGCTGCGATTGGCGGGGTTATCGCCGATCCGCGCAACCTGGTGAGCTTCTCGGTGATGTTTGGCATGAGCCAGAACCTCGGCGGCCTGCTCGGCTCTGCCATCCTGGGGACCTTCCAGACCTGGCGCGAGAAATACCACTCCAGCATGCTGGCCGATCAGCTCACAACCCTGAACCCGCTGGTGAATGACCGTATTCAGGCTTACACCGGGCTGTACCGGAGCCTGATTGGCGACAGCTCGCTGCTGGGCACCCAGGCCATCACCCAGCTGCAAACGGTTTCATCGCTTGAGGCAAATATTCTGGCTTATAACGATACTTATTTACTGACGGCGAGCATTGCCGCCGCCACCCTGGTCTGGATTTTATGGCGCTTGCTGCGCCTGCGCCTGACTGCCCGTATGGCCCTGAAGAAGGCAACAGGCAACAAGTAA
- a CDS encoding YdcF family protein: MVQTHFPLLPESTLAAINTVGQWLAQDDLGDTRDVAAVDRVILAGNAVMPTIDAACRIAAEHDVPLLISGGIGHSTAFLYAAIAQHPRYHTVPVTERAEASILADIARQFWQIPDAHVWVDDQSTNCGENARFSWNMLKQHHQTSGRVLVVQDPTMQRRTMATFARVCRDESASPQWVSHPGYTPVLKNGENGLVFSGESAGLWPVERYLSLILGELPRLCDDMNGYGPAGRDFIAHVEFPDEVTAAWARLKQDPVLTDALNHRSLL, encoded by the coding sequence ATGGTTCAGACGCATTTTCCCCTTCTGCCGGAGTCAACCCTGGCGGCAATCAACACGGTCGGCCAGTGGCTGGCACAGGATGATTTGGGCGATACCCGCGACGTGGCGGCGGTTGACAGGGTTATTCTGGCCGGAAACGCGGTGATGCCGACCATCGACGCTGCCTGCCGTATTGCCGCTGAACACGACGTTCCGTTACTGATTAGCGGAGGGATTGGCCATTCGACCGCGTTTTTGTATGCGGCCATCGCTCAGCATCCGCGTTATCACACTGTCCCGGTAACGGAGCGAGCGGAAGCAAGCATTCTGGCCGATATTGCCCGCCAGTTCTGGCAGATCCCTGATGCGCACGTGTGGGTTGACGATCAATCAACCAACTGCGGAGAAAACGCGCGTTTTAGCTGGAACATGCTCAAACAGCATCATCAGACGTCCGGGCGCGTGCTGGTCGTGCAGGATCCGACCATGCAGCGCCGCACGATGGCAACCTTTGCCCGCGTGTGCCGTGACGAGTCTGCTTCGCCGCAGTGGGTCAGCCACCCGGGCTATACACCGGTGCTGAAAAATGGCGAAAACGGGCTGGTGTTCAGCGGGGAGAGCGCTGGCCTCTGGCCGGTAGAGCGTTATCTCTCGCTCATTTTAGGCGAGCTTCCGCGACTCTGTGATGACATGAACGGCTATGGCCCGGCCGGGCGTGATTTTATTGCACACGTTGAATTCCCCGACGAGGTGACTGCAGCGTGGGCACGGTTAAAGCAGGATCCTGTGCTTACGGATGCCCTGAATCACCGGTCGCTTCTCTGA
- the gap gene encoding type I glyceraldehyde-3-phosphate dehydrogenase yields MSKIGINGFGRIGRLVLRRLLETQDSNTVVAINDLTSPKVLAYLLRHDSNYGGFPWSVDFTEDALIVDGKTIAVYAEKEAKHIPWKAAGVDIVVECTGFYTSAEKSQAHLEAGAKKVLISAPAGEMKTIVYNVNDDTIDASDTIISVASCTTNCLAPLAKALHDAFEIKVGTMTTIHAYTGTQALVDGPRGKDLRASRAAAENIIPHTTGAAKAIGLVIPALSGKLKGHAQRVPVKTGSVTELVSILGKKVTVEEINAALKKATQGNKSFGYTDEEIVSSDVIGSHFGSVFDATQTEVSEAGDLQLVKTVAWYDNEYGFVTQLVRTLDKFASL; encoded by the coding sequence ATGAGTAAAATTGGCATTAACGGATTTGGACGCATAGGACGCCTTGTCCTGCGTCGCCTTCTTGAAACCCAGGACAGCAACACCGTCGTCGCCATCAACGATCTTACTTCTCCCAAAGTACTGGCTTATCTGCTCAGGCATGATTCCAACTACGGTGGCTTCCCGTGGAGCGTAGATTTCACCGAAGACGCCCTGATTGTTGACGGAAAAACTATCGCCGTATACGCCGAAAAAGAGGCAAAACATATCCCGTGGAAAGCCGCGGGCGTCGATATCGTCGTGGAATGCACAGGCTTCTACACGTCGGCAGAAAAATCACAGGCACACCTCGAGGCCGGTGCCAAAAAAGTGCTGATCTCTGCCCCTGCCGGTGAGATGAAAACCATCGTGTATAACGTGAATGACGATACCATTGACGCCAGTGATACGATTATCTCCGTTGCTTCCTGTACCACCAACTGCCTCGCCCCACTGGCAAAAGCCCTGCACGATGCGTTTGAAATAAAAGTGGGCACCATGACAACCATTCACGCCTATACCGGCACGCAGGCGCTGGTGGATGGCCCGCGCGGGAAAGATCTTCGCGCCTCACGCGCCGCGGCGGAGAATATCATTCCGCACACCACCGGGGCGGCCAAAGCCATCGGTCTGGTGATTCCGGCCCTCAGCGGCAAGCTGAAAGGCCACGCCCAGCGCGTACCGGTGAAAACCGGTTCAGTGACCGAGCTGGTCTCGATTCTGGGTAAAAAGGTCACCGTTGAGGAGATCAACGCCGCGCTGAAAAAAGCGACACAGGGGAATAAATCTTTTGGTTATACCGATGAAGAGATTGTTTCGTCTGATGTGATCGGCTCCCACTTTGGATCTGTCTTTGACGCCACACAGACCGAAGTTTCAGAGGCTGGCGATCTGCAACTGGTGAAAACCGTCGCCTGGTATGACAACGAATACGGTTTCGTCACCCAGCTGGTGCGCACGCTGGACAAATTCGCCTCGCTGTAA
- the cybB gene encoding cytochrome b561 yields the protein MRTKYTSLQIAIHWLVFLLIIVAYCAMEFKGFFPRTARPVINMIHVSCGISVLVLMVTRLVVRLKFRAPPIEPKPKPMVTGLSHLGHLVVYLLFIALPLIGIVMMYNRGTDWLAFGLVMPHAAESNFDLVDVLKEWHETLANVGYVVIGLHAMAALMHHYFWKDNTLLRMMPKKRQ from the coding sequence ATGCGTACTAAATATACAAGCCTGCAAATTGCTATCCACTGGCTGGTGTTTTTGTTAATCATCGTCGCCTACTGCGCGATGGAGTTCAAAGGCTTCTTCCCACGCACCGCCCGGCCGGTAATCAACATGATCCACGTTTCGTGCGGCATCTCTGTACTGGTGTTGATGGTGACGCGTTTAGTGGTTCGCCTTAAATTCCGCGCACCGCCGATTGAACCGAAACCAAAACCGATGGTGACCGGACTGTCCCATCTTGGCCATCTGGTGGTGTATCTGCTGTTCATCGCGTTGCCGCTGATTGGTATTGTCATGATGTATAACCGCGGCACTGACTGGTTAGCCTTTGGTCTGGTGATGCCGCACGCGGCAGAATCGAATTTTGATCTGGTCGACGTTCTGAAAGAGTGGCACGAGACGCTGGCCAACGTGGGGTACGTTGTGATTGGTCTGCATGCGATGGCGGCGCTGATGCATCACTATTTCTGGAAAGACAACACCCTCCTGCGCATGATGCCAAAAAAACGCCAGTAA
- a CDS encoding oxidoreductase has translation MSKVKTINIALIGYGFVGKTFHAPLIQSVDGLKLAVVSSRDEEKVKRDLPDVQVVATPEEAIQHPDVDLVVIASPNATHAPLATLALNSGKHVVVDKPFTLDMQEARDLIALAQEKQRLLSVFHNRRWDSDFLGIKQVIEQGTLGKVKHLESHIDRFRPEVRVRWREQNVPGSGLWFDLGPHLIDQTLQLFGLPQSVQGNIATLRDGAEINDWAHVVLDYPQHKVILHCSMLVAGGTARFTVHGDKGSVVKARIDQQEAQLLAGVIPGSEAWGEDSDSMVFFGANGEPQTVTTPKGDQRQYYINVRDALLGKITNPVHPVEALAVMAVLEAAVKSSETGTTQALELTPEERAQLQ, from the coding sequence ATGAGTAAAGTGAAGACAATCAACATTGCGCTGATCGGGTATGGATTTGTAGGCAAGACCTTCCATGCCCCGCTGATCCAGTCCGTGGACGGCCTTAAGCTGGCGGTGGTTTCGTCTCGTGATGAAGAGAAGGTTAAACGCGATCTTCCTGATGTTCAGGTGGTGGCAACCCCGGAAGAGGCAATTCAGCATCCCGATGTCGATCTGGTGGTGATTGCCTCCCCTAACGCCACCCACGCGCCGCTGGCAACGCTTGCCCTGAATTCAGGCAAACATGTGGTCGTGGATAAACCGTTCACGCTCGACATGCAGGAAGCCCGCGACCTGATTGCCCTGGCGCAAGAGAAGCAACGGCTGCTCTCCGTCTTCCATAACCGCCGCTGGGACAGCGACTTCCTCGGCATTAAGCAGGTTATTGAGCAAGGAACCCTTGGCAAGGTCAAACACCTTGAGTCGCACATTGACCGTTTCCGCCCGGAAGTGCGCGTGCGCTGGAGAGAGCAAAACGTGCCCGGTAGCGGTCTGTGGTTTGATCTGGGGCCGCACCTGATTGACCAGACGCTGCAGCTCTTTGGACTGCCACAGTCGGTACAGGGCAATATCGCCACGCTGCGTGACGGCGCGGAAATTAACGACTGGGCACACGTGGTCTTAGATTATCCGCAACATAAAGTGATTTTGCACTGCAGCATGCTGGTGGCTGGCGGAACGGCACGTTTTACCGTTCACGGCGATAAAGGCAGCGTGGTGAAAGCCCGAATCGACCAACAGGAAGCGCAGCTGCTGGCGGGCGTGATCCCCGGCAGTGAGGCCTGGGGCGAGGACAGTGACAGCATGGTGTTCTTTGGTGCAAACGGTGAGCCGCAGACCGTTACCACGCCGAAAGGCGATCAGCGTCAGTACTACATCAACGTGCGTGATGCGCTACTCGGAAAAATCACCAATCCGGTTCATCCGGTCGAGGCGCTGGCGGTGATGGCGGTACTGGAAGCGGCCGTGAAATCCTCAGAGACGGGCACCACTCAGGCGCTGGAGTTAACCCCGGAAGAGCGCGCTCAACTGCAATAA
- a CDS encoding DeoR/GlpR family DNA-binding transcription regulator — MHKTARQKYVLDIISEHGQASITELADKLQVSADTIRRDLTDLEKQGLAQKNHGGAIALNLSAMNRQGRNTLLPETKQRLGKQVAQAVPPGSTLFLDAGSTVMAVASFLKGPLTIITTSLDIAWHFSDRDDIELILLGGKWDHKQRLFAGSATLSLLSRYRADIAILGACAIHAELGLSAGKEADAEVKRAMLAASHERWIVADHLKLNRCEPYLVSGLSNIQHLFLDRPWPELGDPGAMHITVCAK; from the coding sequence ATGCACAAAACGGCCAGACAAAAATATGTGCTTGATATCATTAGTGAGCACGGGCAGGCCAGCATTACGGAACTGGCGGACAAACTGCAGGTCTCAGCGGACACCATCCGCCGGGATCTGACCGATCTCGAGAAACAGGGGCTGGCGCAAAAGAACCACGGCGGGGCAATTGCCCTGAATCTGTCGGCCATGAATCGTCAGGGGCGCAATACACTGCTGCCGGAAACCAAACAACGTCTTGGTAAACAGGTGGCGCAGGCTGTTCCGCCAGGTTCGACGCTGTTTCTGGATGCGGGGAGCACGGTAATGGCTGTCGCCTCGTTCCTGAAGGGACCGCTGACAATCATCACCACCTCGCTGGATATCGCGTGGCACTTCAGCGACCGTGACGATATCGAACTGATCCTGCTCGGCGGAAAATGGGATCACAAGCAGCGACTGTTTGCCGGCAGCGCCACCCTCTCCCTGCTGTCACGCTACCGCGCGGATATCGCCATTCTGGGAGCCTGTGCTATCCATGCTGAACTCGGTCTGAGCGCCGGAAAAGAGGCCGATGCCGAGGTCAAACGGGCGATGCTCGCGGCCAGTCATGAGCGCTGGATTGTCGCCGACCATCTGAAACTAAACCGCTGTGAACCGTATCTGGTCAGCGGATTATCCAACATCCAGCACCTCTTTTTAGATCGTCCCTGGCCTGAGCTTGGGGACCCTGGCGCAATGCACATTACGGTTTGCGCGAAATAA
- a CDS encoding TolC family outer membrane protein translates to MTIMRNNMLLRFPVALALISLAFNTASANSRQVGIAPIAATTLKESILFAIDRDPSISQQAAQLGIGQAQIDEARSGWMPQISLNGSTGHSQTTDSSGSLRNSAAWGLSLTQLVYDFGKTNNSIDQSTAQRDSYRYQLMSTLSAVAEKTALSYVEVKRYSDLLQAAKENVQALKNVEQLAKLRADAGVSSTSDELQTRTRIAGMQATVEQYNAALNSARARLAVLTGMEAERYSPVPAKLAVEQDSLNRIDYSSIPAVMAAQNMERSAQYGVATAKSQHWPTLSLKGGRTRYESDNRSYWDDQIQLNIDAPLYQGGAVSARVRQAEGARAMASSQVDQARFDVLQKASVAQADWTGAQGRMQAGKLQLESALRARDVYRNEYTLSKRSINDLLSVEQDVWQATSAKIMAEYDGWSSAINYASAVDNLMPLIGIEKNAAAKLPDLS, encoded by the coding sequence ATGACTATCATGCGAAATAATATGTTGCTGAGATTTCCAGTCGCCCTGGCATTAATTTCGTTGGCCTTTAATACGGCCTCTGCGAATAGCCGCCAGGTGGGGATTGCTCCGATTGCCGCGACAACATTAAAAGAGAGTATTCTTTTTGCCATCGATCGCGATCCGTCGATTAGCCAGCAGGCCGCGCAACTGGGAATAGGTCAGGCACAAATAGATGAAGCACGCAGCGGCTGGATGCCACAAATATCGTTAAACGGTAGCACCGGCCATAGCCAGACCACCGATTCCAGCGGCTCGCTGCGCAATTCTGCGGCCTGGGGATTGAGTCTGACGCAGCTGGTATACGATTTTGGCAAGACCAACAACAGCATCGACCAGTCCACGGCGCAGCGCGATAGCTATCGTTACCAGTTGATGAGCACTTTATCTGCGGTGGCGGAAAAAACGGCGCTCAGCTACGTAGAAGTCAAACGCTATTCCGACCTGTTGCAGGCCGCCAAAGAGAACGTTCAGGCGCTCAAAAACGTTGAGCAACTGGCCAAACTCCGCGCCGACGCAGGCGTCAGCTCAACCTCTGACGAGCTTCAGACGCGCACGCGCATTGCCGGTATGCAGGCCACGGTCGAGCAGTATAACGCGGCGTTAAACAGCGCCCGCGCACGGCTTGCGGTGTTGACTGGCATGGAGGCCGAGCGCTATTCACCTGTACCGGCGAAGCTTGCCGTTGAGCAAGACTCGCTTAATCGCATTGATTACTCGTCCATTCCCGCGGTCATGGCCGCGCAGAATATGGAGCGTTCAGCTCAGTATGGCGTGGCAACGGCAAAGTCTCAGCACTGGCCGACGTTAAGCCTGAAAGGAGGCCGCACCCGCTACGAGTCCGATAACCGTTCTTACTGGGATGACCAGATTCAGCTCAATATTGACGCACCGCTATACCAGGGGGGTGCCGTTTCAGCCCGTGTTCGCCAGGCCGAAGGGGCAAGGGCCATGGCATCGTCTCAGGTTGACCAGGCGCGGTTCGATGTCCTGCAAAAAGCCTCTGTCGCGCAGGCTGACTGGACCGGCGCGCAGGGGAGAATGCAGGCGGGGAAGCTGCAGCTGGAAAGCGCGTTACGCGCCCGGGATGTTTACAGAAATGAATATACCCTGAGCAAGCGGAGCATTAACGATTTGCTCAGCGTTGAACAGGATGTCTGGCAAGCCACCTCAGCCAAAATAATGGCTGAATATGATGGCTGGAGTTCGGCGATTAATTACGCATCTGCCGTTGATAATTTGATGCCGCTGATCGGAATAGAGAAAAACGCTGCCGCAAAATTACCTGATTTGAGTTAA